The nucleotide sequence GATTACCGATTTTAATGAAAACTCCTGCACAGTCATAACACTTATCGGTGTCTTTTCCAAAGAAGCAATCAACACTCCGCCTTATAAAATCAGCATTTTAAGAAAAACAATTGCAGAGGTTTTCAATTATTTCAAATTTGTGCAGGGCTCACACGATTTCAAGTGGATTAGAGACATTATAAATTACTACCCCAAAACAGAAATATTTAATTTTGACAGAGACACGCTAATTGATATTCTTGAAACTATTCTTTCCCTGCAGGGGAAAAATCAGATCAGACTGTACTGGAAAGACTTCAGACCGCTGAAGAATTTTTACATACTTCTTGCCATCCCTTCCGAAAAATTTTCAAACGAGCTTATCAGAGAACTGAGCGGCAACTTCGCCGAAATACTCAGGGCAAATTTACTGGATTTAACGACCCGCAGCGATGAGCACGGTTATCATTTAATACACTTTCACTTTTACCTGAAGGATTTAAACACTTTGGACAAATTGAAAGACAGTGATTTAAAAGAAATGGTGCAGGGCATCCTGAAAGACTGGGATGACGAACTTTATGAACTGCTTTCCATAAGATATTCCGGTTTAAAAACCGATCAGATTTATCATTCTTTTGTAAATTCGTTCTCTGAGAATTATAAAACGAGGCTCAGCCCCCGGGAAGGCGCATTTGACATATCATATCTTATAAAATTTAAGGGTCTTAGATCGGCTATTTATCATGAAAATGATAAAATAGTATTAAAAATATACTCCGAAGAAAAGATTCTTCTTACTGATATCATGCCTGTTATTAATAACATAGGTTTAAAAGTACACGAGGAGGAAATATATACACTCTCCACAAAGGGTAAATCGTATTACATAAGCAATATCTATCTCGCCGAAATCGATAATAACAAAAAATTTGCCGACATTTACGGAGACAAACTCTCTGAAATCCTGACAGCCGCAATGACAGAAAAGGTTGAAAACGACAGACTGAACAAATTGCTGGTTCTTGCCGAACTGAGCTACAAGGAAATAGACGTTTTGCGGGGGCTGAGGAACTATGTTGAACAGATAAATTACACATTCAGCAGACAGTCTATTAATGAAACACTAATTAACAATCCGAAAATTGCAAAGCTTCTTTTCCAACTTTTCGATGAGAAATTCAATCCTTCCTGCAGCAAAAGGGATACAGAAGCTTTGGAGAAAAAGCTGCTTGAAGAAATTGACAAAGTATCTTCTGTTCTTGGGGATTCAATATTAAGGCATCTGCTGAAAACAATAAACGCCGCCAGCAGAACAAATTATTACCAAACACCTGTCAGAAATTATATTTCATTCAAAATTCGAAGTAGCACATTGGATATTTTACCGGAACCCAAACCGATGTTTGAAATATATGTACACGGACCGCATATGGAAGGGGTTCATCTTAGAGGAGGAAAAGTAGCCAGAGGCGGCTTACGCTTCAGCGACAGGTTCGACGACTTCAGAACGGAAATTATGGGGCTTTTGAAAACACAGATGGTAAAAAATACAATCATTGTTCCGGTGGGCTCAAAAGGTGGATTTATAGTCAAAAAACGCTTTCAGGACATTGACAAAGACAGAGCTTTTGTAGTGGAGCAATACAAAAATTTCATACGTGGTCTTCTCGACTTAACAGACAATTATGCGGGTAAAAAGATTATTCAGCCTGAAAACACAGTAATATATGATGATAAGGACCCTTATCTTGTTGTTGCCGCAGACAAAGGAACCGCCACATTCAGCGATGTTGCCAACTCCGTTTCCAAGGAATACAATTTTTGGCTTGGGGATGCATTCGCCTCAGGCGGCAGTGAAGGTTACGATCACAAAAAGGTGGGAATAACAGCCAGAGGCGCCTGGGAATGTGTAAAGAGACACTTCCGGGAGCTTGATAAAAACATTTCAAAAGAGGACTTCACAGTTGTCGGTATCGGCGACATGAGCGGGGACGTTTTCGGTAACGGCATGCTTTTATCGCGTAAAATAAAACTGCTCGGAGCATTTAATCATATTCATATTTTTGTGGATCCCGACCCTGACCCGGAAACAAGTTTTTTAGAAAGACAGCGTCTTTTTAAATTACCAAAATCCACATGGAAAGATTATAATCACGATATCATATCTGAAGGAGGCGGGGTATTTGACAGATCGGCCAAGAAGATAGAAATATCACCGCAAATGAAGGAGATTTTTGGTATCGTAAAAGATACACTGACAGGTGAAGAACTGATACAGTATATTTTAAAAGCACCTGCTGAGCTTCTGTGGAGCGGAGGTATCGGAACTTACATAAAAGATGCAAGTGAAACCCATGAAGATGTCGGAGATAAAGCCAATGATAATGTAAGGGTGGATGCTCAGGAAATTCATGCCCGGGTCATTGGAGAAGGCGCTAATCTGGGACTTACGCAAAAAGCAAGAATAAGTTTAGCCAAAAGTGGAGTTTTGATAAACACGGATGCTATAGACAATTCCGGCGGCGTAGATATGTCCGACCATGAAGTAAATCTTAAAATCCTGCTGGATATACTTTTGAAAAAGAAGGTGTTAAAAAGCCGCAAAGAAAGGAATTCACTGATACATAAGCTTACAGAAGAAGTTACCGGCCTGGTGCTGAAGGATAATTATGAGCAGTCGGAAACAATCTCATGTGATATTTTGAGAAATAAGGACAATTCCATCCCTTTTGAAACCACTGCAAAATACCTTAAAGAGACCGGGCTTTTAAACTTTAAAATTGAACATATCGATTTTATCAAAGAAAACAGAAATATAACACGGCCGGAACTTACTGTCCTGCTGTCTTATGTCAAGATACTGCTTTTTGATGAAATAGTTGATGATGTGAAACTGGATGACGAGCTCATGGTAAATCTATACAAATCTTACTTCCCAAAAACAATTCTCGGTAAATACGGGGATCATATTTTCGATCATCGTCTGAAAAATCAGATAACGGCAACAATGATTGTTAATAAAGCTGTAAACCAGGCAGGAACAACTATATTTCCGATGATTCACAGCAATACAGGTGCAGATTACAAAAAACTGCTGAAAAGATACATTTTTGCCGATAAGCTGATGCAGGCGGAAAATATCAGAACAAAGATAAGAAACCTTGATTACAAAATACCATCACAAACTCAATATTATATGCTGATTGAACTTGAAAAGACCCTTAAAGTAGCATTGGAGTGGCTTATAAACGATAAAAACTTCGATATGATTCAGGAGCATAAAACTTTGTTTGACAAAATAAAGGTCACCGTACCCAAAAATCTTACCGGACATTTAAAAAATAATTTTAACAGAATTAATGACAAACTGGTTAGCGAAAAATGTACCAAAAGTATTGCAAAAACAATCTGCGAAATTCGTTACACTAAGCCGGCATTCGATATCTTTGAAATCTGTATAAACAATGAGCTTGATTACAAAGAAACTATTAAGAATTATTTTATTATAGATGACAAGCTGGCTCTCCACAAGATTACCGGCGGTATTAAGCATATCCCGCTGAAGACATCCTGGGACAGCATAAACAGGGAAAATCTTTTAAAACGTACCAAAAACCTGCAAAAACATTTAGCCAAGAAATCCACAATAAACTCATTATCCTGGTTTAAAAATCTTATGAAACAAGAGTCGGTATTTTTTATGAACTATGAAAAGTTTTTGTCATCTATTGAAAAGGATGAAATCAAAAGCTTAGTACCGTTTAATGTGATAATAGACAGCATGTTTGACATAATAAATAAATACTAAAAAGGGGAAAGAGTGAAAAAACTGATTCTGGCTCTAACATTCTTTTTTATCCTGGAGGGATTTTCAATGGCGTTACAAACCCATGAGCTGCCAAACGGTGTCCAGCTTGTCTACAAACATGTGCCCGGAAACAAAATAACATCCGTACAGCTTTGGATGAAGACGGGTTCCGTTAACGAAACTGCTCAAAACAACGGAATATCTCATTTTCTTGAACATATGGTATTCAAAGGAACGGAAAAATTTGCACCGGATGAAATCGATACTCTCGTTGAGGCCAAAGGCGGTCAGATGAATGCGGCAACCAGCAAAGATTATACATTTTACTATATCACTATACCCACTTTCAATGTGGAAACAGCTTTTAATGTAATCAGTCAAATGGTTTTTGAAGCCACATTCCCCAAAGAGGAAATAAAAAAAGAAAAACCCGTTGTCATTCAGGAAATAATGCGCAAGTACGACAGCCCGACATACGATATGTGGACATATTTATCGGAAACACTTTTCAAAAATACTCCTTATGCAAGAGAGGTCATAGGAAGCGTTGAAAACATCAAATCTTTTGACAGACAGACACTCTTAAAATATTACAACAGTTTTTATCACCCTGAAAATATGACACTCGTAGTGGTTGGTGATTTATCAGAGGATAAAGCAAAAGAATTGGCAATGCAGTATTTTAATAAAACAAAAGATGCCAATCCTATTAACAAAAGCTTTGGGATTCCGGATAAGCTTAATAAAAATGTAAAAAAAGTTTTTGAAAAAGATATTACACAAAGCTATACCGCTTTGGTTTATAGAGCCCCCTCATTAATGAGTGAGGATAAATACGAGATGGAAGTACTAACGGAAATTTTATCGGGTGGAGAGTATTCCCTCCTTAACGAAAAGCTCAAAAATATAGAAAACCCCCTTGTAAATATGGTTTTTGGCGGTTATCTGGGGCAAAAGTACGGAGGCAGTTTTACCTTCTTCTACACCAAACATCCCTCTACAGACGGTGATCCACTTTCAAAAATACGTGAAATTATAGATAATTTGCAGAAAGGAAATTTATCTGAAAAAGATTTGAAAAAAGCAAAAAACAGACTAAAGGCGGAAACAGTTTTTCAGAGAGAAAAAGCGTCTAATGAAGCCCATGATATCGGGATGGCTTACACGTTGGGGATAACCGACTACTACAAAGATTATGTAGAAAATATAGAAGCTGTTGAATTGGGTGATATAAAGGATGTTGCACGCAAAATCTTTTCAGATAACTATATCCTTGTAAAAACTGTTCCGAAAAATCATTAATGAAAAACAGCCGATCTTGGCAATCTGCGTTAATATACTCTCTCAAACATTAATTTACTCGTATATTTAAAGGAATTCAGGGGGCTTAAAGCCCCCTTTGTAGTTAAAGAAATCTGTATAGGTTTTCAATTGTCTTTTCAATTCCGGCAGCCACTTCAAGGGTATTTTGAGCCAGCATAAACGCAGGAGTTGTTATAATTTTATTTTCTTCATCAACAACCGCCTCTTTAACCGGACACTCAACATGTGTGGCTCCGAAGGATTCTATCGAACCGGCTACATTTTCATCGCTACCGATTGTAATTTTGGATGTTATACCTGTCCCTTCAAGAGCTTTAGCCACCAGAACAGGAGCTATACATATTGCCGCCATCGGCTTTTTTGAAGTTACAATGGTATTAACCGCCTTTTTCACATCTTCATTGACTTTACAGTCATTACCTTCAATAGCATAAGTGGTAAGGTTCTTAGCAGCACCAAAACCGCCGGGGATAACCAGTGCATCAAGCTCATTGATGTCCACCTCGCTGATATCTTTCACATTGCCTCTGACAAGCCTGGCTGCTTCTTCCAATACATTCCGTTTTTTACTTTCATCTACATCACCCGTTAGATGGTTAACAACATGATATTGTTCGATATTAGGCGCCATACAAACAATGTCAGCTCCTTTCTTCTCAAGAAAATATAATGTCATAACAGCTTCGGTAATCTCCGTTCCGTCGAAAACACCGCACCCGCTGAAAATCACACCTATTTTTGGCATACTGCACCTCCTAATAGCTTTTATTCAGTAGAATTATATCACAGAAAAAAGTTCATTTACAATATAAACCATTCTTGGCGCCCTCCTAAAAATTCCACATTTAAAATCCGTGATGCGTAATGAGGAGATATTTGATGTTATTGAGGTAATAAGGGTCTTAGGGGTAGTATGGGTTGTAGATGTATTAAATAAGTTAAGAGGTAATCGTGCAAACAATTATATCAACTCCCTAAATATCTGCCTCAATCTGGACTTTTCTCCTTGGCTCTGTAAATTTAACGCTTAGTACTTAGTACTAATAACCAATACACAAATATACCAATTTACCACTCATCCATTACTCCACTATTCCAATATCCTACTCAACCTTTTTAACTTTATCAACCACTTCAAGTTCAGCAATCTGAATTTTCAGTTGCCCCTTAAAACAATCTTGTATTTGTCCAGCTCTTTAATCTCATATTTTATTAAATCATTTATAGCTGTTGCAAGATAAATGCTCTTTTCAGGATATTCCACCAACAGTGTGTCTTCTGACTTGGTTTCAACACTGAGTACCCAGCTGATAAAAGATAATTCATTTTTTAACTCCATAAGCTTGTCCAAATCATTGTTTCCTGCCAGAACAACTTCTATTCTTTTACTATTTATTCCCTTTATCTTTTCCATAACCTCAGAGATTAACCGGTTGGAGGCAGCGGTACTTAAATTTTCCATCATTCTGTAAGCAGCATCCTCCACAGTCGGCCCCTGTCCCCTTTCAGAAACGTAGCCGCTTGCAAGCACAAGTTTCTGACCGTTTTTTTCGCCTATCAGTCTGTAAGTAAGCCTGCCTGTGACTACATTAAAAGGCAGTGTTATTCCATAGCCCACATCCTTGCCGCTTTTGGCAGTAACAGTGGAATCAACTTTACCCACCAGTATCAAGCCGGATAAAAATTTATTGGCAATATTTCTTACTTCCATAAAATTGCCGCTCTTCATTGCAGACTCAAGCTCTTTAACTGACATCTCTGAGCCTGCTGAAAACAGATCAACTACTTCAAGACTTTGTGATGCCAGCTCATTTATAATTTTTTCCGATAAAGGGTTTGTCTCTCTTACCTCATTGTTCGGAAGAACTACAGGGAGCATAACTGCAACCTTTGTATTCTTTGATAAATAACTGAAAGCCTTTTTGGCTTTTTCCGGTAAAACTTCAGCACTTAACTTAACCCAATATATACCATTATCTTTTCCT is from Flexistipes sinusarabici DSM 4947 and encodes:
- a CDS encoding NAD-glutamate dehydrogenase domain-containing protein, giving the protein MFNISFLTGSEIKERKNIETVKKRHNEVFGKFRQTNPPFYFFTEIFIMQLPLNFLEILTDTDLLEFLKFLFEDFNERKKKKYRMNYTTPFNSSFFIGNFSLITLSTDDRPFLVDSIREYFFEANISQQFILHPIFSVKRNNKGDITDIKDADIGTKNESYVVVFLENVEEPEFKKIRSEIKKIYNEVILAVDDFPSMSNLLKNLSESYKNITPEVSEFIDWLMNENFILQGVRILKNVNLQTGDYSMEQFGVYKLNRTLSLIPSIIKAIQSNRLKYINNYPIVVDKAIHESKVKKRIKYDRVMITDFNENSCTVITLIGVFSKEAINTPPYKISILRKTIAEVFNYFKFVQGSHDFKWIRDIINYYPKTEIFNFDRDTLIDILETILSLQGKNQIRLYWKDFRPLKNFYILLAIPSEKFSNELIRELSGNFAEILRANLLDLTTRSDEHGYHLIHFHFYLKDLNTLDKLKDSDLKEMVQGILKDWDDELYELLSIRYSGLKTDQIYHSFVNSFSENYKTRLSPREGAFDISYLIKFKGLRSAIYHENDKIVLKIYSEEKILLTDIMPVINNIGLKVHEEEIYTLSTKGKSYYISNIYLAEIDNNKKFADIYGDKLSEILTAAMTEKVENDRLNKLLVLAELSYKEIDVLRGLRNYVEQINYTFSRQSINETLINNPKIAKLLFQLFDEKFNPSCSKRDTEALEKKLLEEIDKVSSVLGDSILRHLLKTINAASRTNYYQTPVRNYISFKIRSSTLDILPEPKPMFEIYVHGPHMEGVHLRGGKVARGGLRFSDRFDDFRTEIMGLLKTQMVKNTIIVPVGSKGGFIVKKRFQDIDKDRAFVVEQYKNFIRGLLDLTDNYAGKKIIQPENTVIYDDKDPYLVVAADKGTATFSDVANSVSKEYNFWLGDAFASGGSEGYDHKKVGITARGAWECVKRHFRELDKNISKEDFTVVGIGDMSGDVFGNGMLLSRKIKLLGAFNHIHIFVDPDPDPETSFLERQRLFKLPKSTWKDYNHDIISEGGGVFDRSAKKIEISPQMKEIFGIVKDTLTGEELIQYILKAPAELLWSGGIGTYIKDASETHEDVGDKANDNVRVDAQEIHARVIGEGANLGLTQKARISLAKSGVLINTDAIDNSGGVDMSDHEVNLKILLDILLKKKVLKSRKERNSLIHKLTEEVTGLVLKDNYEQSETISCDILRNKDNSIPFETTAKYLKETGLLNFKIEHIDFIKENRNITRPELTVLLSYVKILLFDEIVDDVKLDDELMVNLYKSYFPKTILGKYGDHIFDHRLKNQITATMIVNKAVNQAGTTIFPMIHSNTGADYKKLLKRYIFADKLMQAENIRTKIRNLDYKIPSQTQYYMLIELEKTLKVALEWLINDKNFDMIQEHKTLFDKIKVTVPKNLTGHLKNNFNRINDKLVSEKCTKSIAKTICEIRYTKPAFDIFEICINNELDYKETIKNYFIIDDKLALHKITGGIKHIPLKTSWDSINRENLLKRTKNLQKHLAKKSTINSLSWFKNLMKQESVFFMNYEKFLSSIEKDEIKSLVPFNVIIDSMFDIINKY
- a CDS encoding M16 family metallopeptidase, producing the protein MKKLILALTFFFILEGFSMALQTHELPNGVQLVYKHVPGNKITSVQLWMKTGSVNETAQNNGISHFLEHMVFKGTEKFAPDEIDTLVEAKGGQMNAATSKDYTFYYITIPTFNVETAFNVISQMVFEATFPKEEIKKEKPVVIQEIMRKYDSPTYDMWTYLSETLFKNTPYAREVIGSVENIKSFDRQTLLKYYNSFYHPENMTLVVVGDLSEDKAKELAMQYFNKTKDANPINKSFGIPDKLNKNVKKVFEKDITQSYTALVYRAPSLMSEDKYEMEVLTEILSGGEYSLLNEKLKNIENPLVNMVFGGYLGQKYGGSFTFFYTKHPSTDGDPLSKIREIIDNLQKGNLSEKDLKKAKNRLKAETVFQREKASNEAHDIGMAYTLGITDYYKDYVENIEAVELGDIKDVARKIFSDNYILVKTVPKNH
- the elbB gene encoding isoprenoid biosynthesis glyoxalase ElbB, with translation MPKIGVIFSGCGVFDGTEITEAVMTLYFLEKKGADIVCMAPNIEQYHVVNHLTGDVDESKKRNVLEEAARLVRGNVKDISEVDINELDALVIPGGFGAAKNLTTYAIEGNDCKVNEDVKKAVNTIVTSKKPMAAICIAPVLVAKALEGTGITSKITIGSDENVAGSIESFGATHVECPVKEAVVDEENKIITTPAFMLAQNTLEVAAGIEKTIENLYRFL